The genomic stretch AGCAAGAGCGCACGCATCACATGACCACGACAAAATATCCGTCCCTGAACAGGCTGCTGGAAAGCATCGGAAGCGTCTTCGACGCCTATTCCGTGGTGCTGTTCTGCCGCAACCCCGAAGGCCGCTTCGACCTGAGCGCGTCCTTCAGCCTGGGGGATTCCATCCGCAAGGACTTGTGCATCGACCCGGGGTACGGCCTCGTCGGCTGGATCCTGAAGAACAACGCGCCCCTGTCCGTGGAGAAGTTCGACGAGAAGAACACGTTCCTGGGCTATTACGGCTCGGAGCAGGAAGAACAGATCAAGGTCTTCGTGGGCTGCCCCCTGCCCGGGGGCTTGGGCGCCCTGTGCATGGACAGCAAGAAGACCTACGCCTTCACCTCCAAGGACCAGCGCGTGCTGTCGCTGTTCGCCGGGGTGGTCGCGGCCATCGTCGACGACGTGGGCGCGGCCGGGGTGTCCAGCCGCGAGCAGGCCCTCTACGGCATCCTGCAGCAGGTCTACGCCCTGCGCGAGCAGCACCCTCGGTGGTCGGACTTTCTGAACCGCTACCTGGCCCTGCTGGCCGGGGCCTGCGGCTACGAGTACTCCTTTCTCGTGGTCAGCGACGAGTGGGGCGACAACTATCTGCTCGAAGGCAGCAATAAGCCCTTCATGCCCGACAACGTGGCCGCCCGGCAGACCTTCAGCACGGGCAGCGGTCTTCTGGGCTGGGTCTTCAAGAAGAACCGGTCGATCTTTTTCGGCGACGGCAAGAGCGAGTTGGGGCGCACCCCGCTTTTCGGGCGCGACGTCCCGGGCCCGGCCCTGAACACGCTGCTGGCCCTGCCCCTGAAGGTGCACCGGCGCTGCCGCGGCGTGCTGGTCTTCGGCGACCGCGAGTGCCGCGTCATCGACGAGGAAATCCGCGCCTTCGCCAGGATGGCGGCCGACTACCTGGCGCTTTTCCTGGAGAACCTGTATTTGAAGAACAAGGTCAAGCAGCTCGCCCCGCCGATCCTGGCGGAATTCGACGAGCCCTCCGAATCCGACAACCCCGACTCACATCCGTAAGCAGGTAGGGCCTTCATGTTTTTCAGCAAGCTTTTCGGCTTTCTCGGCAAGAATCTGGCCATGGACCTCGGCACTGCCAACACGCTTCTCTACTCCCCCAAGGACGGCATCGTGCTCAACGAGCCCTCGGTGGTGGCACTCGACGTGCGCAACGACTCCATCCTGGCCGTGGGCCGCGAGGCCAAGGAATACCTCGGCCGCACCCCGGACCGCATCAGGGCCGTGCGCCCCTTGAAGGACGGCGTCATCGCCGACTTCGAGGTGACCAAGGCCATGATCTCCTATTTCGTGCGCAAGGTCATCACGGGCATGCGCATCGTCAAGCCGCGCATGGTCATCTGCGTGCCCGCGGGCATCACCCAGGTCGAGAAGCGGGCCGTGGTCGAGTCGGCCCTGCAGGCTGGCGCGCGCGAGGTCAAGCTCATCGAGGAGCCCATGGCCGCGGCCATCGGCGCCGGGCTGCCCATCCACGAGCCGCGCGGCAACATGGTCGTGGACATCGGCGGCGGCACCACGGAGGTGGCGGTCATCTCCCTTTCGGCCGTGGCCTATTCCGAGTCCGTGCGCATCGCCGGCGACGAGCTCAACGACGCCATCCAGCGCTACGTGCAGGACGAGTTCCAGCTCCTGATCGGCGAGAACATGGCCGAGGCGGCCAAGATCCAGATCGCCTCCGCCGTGCCCCTGGCCGAGCCCCTGCAGTACCGCGTGGCCGGCAAGAATCTCGTGGACGGCA from Desulfomicrobium escambiense DSM 10707 encodes the following:
- a CDS encoding GAF domain-containing protein, with product MTTTKYPSLNRLLESIGSVFDAYSVVLFCRNPEGRFDLSASFSLGDSIRKDLCIDPGYGLVGWILKNNAPLSVEKFDEKNTFLGYYGSEQEEQIKVFVGCPLPGGLGALCMDSKKTYAFTSKDQRVLSLFAGVVAAIVDDVGAAGVSSREQALYGILQQVYALREQHPRWSDFLNRYLALLAGACGYEYSFLVVSDEWGDNYLLEGSNKPFMPDNVAARQTFSTGSGLLGWVFKKNRSIFFGDGKSELGRTPLFGRDVPGPALNTLLALPLKVHRRCRGVLVFGDRECRVIDEEIRAFARMAADYLALFLENLYLKNKVKQLAPPILAEFDEPSESDNPDSHP
- a CDS encoding rod shape-determining protein, with product MFFSKLFGFLGKNLAMDLGTANTLLYSPKDGIVLNEPSVVALDVRNDSILAVGREAKEYLGRTPDRIRAVRPLKDGVIADFEVTKAMISYFVRKVITGMRIVKPRMVICVPAGITQVEKRAVVESALQAGAREVKLIEEPMAAAIGAGLPIHEPRGNMVVDIGGGTTEVAVISLSAVAYSESVRIAGDELNDAIQRYVQDEFQLLIGENMAEAAKIQIASAVPLAEPLQYRVAGKNLVDGNPKSVVLTDSHVREAIKEPVAAIVAAVRRALEKTPPELVADIATNGLLLAGGGALLKGLDKLITQQSALMVHIDDDPLTTVVRGTGRSLEDEATFSKVYIN